GTGATCATTACCGATTTTTTCAAGAGCAGAAGCCAAACCATCTGGAAAACGGGTCAGCAAAGCGCCTGAAGCATCAGCAAGATATTCGCGCTTCCGAGAAACAGCCAGGTGAATAAGTGTTGAAGCCAACGGAGCCAGAATCGCTACGAACAAACCAACAAAGAGCAATATACCGCTACCGCGATTGTCGTCGTCGTGTCCGCCCCAAAAACTCACTCGCAAAAACCAGTCGGCGACAATCGCCATTACGCCCGCTAAAACCACGACAACCGTTGAAACCAATATATCGCGATTGCCAATATGAGATAACTCATGGGCTAAAACACCCTCCAATTCTTCGTTCTGCAACTTCTCTAAAGCGCCGGCCGTAACCGCAATGGCGGCATGTTTGGGATCGCGACCAGTGGCAAAAGCATTAATTTGCGGGGAATCAATTTTATAAACCTTCGGCATGGGCAAGCCAGCAGTAATAGATAGGTTTTCAATCATGCGATGTAGATATAAGTCTTCTTCGCGCTTTGTTGGTTTGGCTCCCGACATGGATAAAGCAATTTTGGCCGAGTTCCAGTAGGCAACAACGTTCATTACTATTGCCAAAATAATCGCAAAATACAGAATCTGAGGCGCTTGCAAAAAATAGCCGGCCAGCCAACCCAACCCAATTATTAAAATCAAAAACATTGTTATCAACAACCATGTTTTACGTATATTTGAATCTTTTTGTTGGTAGAGATTAATCATTTACTGGCTGCGGCTTTGATAAAACT
This sequence is a window from Candidatus Yanofskybacteria bacterium. Protein-coding genes within it:
- a CDS encoding M48 family metallopeptidase; the encoded protein is MINLYQQKDSNIRKTWLLITMFLILIIGLGWLAGYFLQAPQILYFAIILAIVMNVVAYWNSAKIALSMSGAKPTKREEDLYLHRMIENLSITAGLPMPKVYKIDSPQINAFATGRDPKHAAIAVTAGALEKLQNEELEGVLAHELSHIGNRDILVSTVVVVLAGVMAIVADWFLRVSFWGGHDDDNRGSGILLFVGLFVAILAPLASTLIHLAVSRKREYLADASGALLTRFPDGLASALEKIGNDHSHLKHAHNATAHLFISSPFKGKEGTNWLAKLFSTHPPLEERIRILRGMKM